One Pectinophora gossypiella chromosome 25, ilPecGoss1.1, whole genome shotgun sequence DNA window includes the following coding sequences:
- the LOC126378158 gene encoding uncharacterized protein LOC126378158 isoform X2, whose product MVQTKLTEASNAAATTPTNTDNSAVVMSSTSQARGVVLPTAVVRLIDKNGKFIHARALLDTGSQVSFVSEKLASKIDCNISPTNQIITGVIQGTNIMHKKADISVYSSINDFKLNVSCLVTKNITCELPQQSFDIKGFNIPSHARLADKSFNKTGEILLLLGADVFFQVLQRESLPLTPTGPFLVNTSFGYVVAGSLPVSAGQVSSSNFCVTVQDLRPNLPVNSWDLYRLIVLTLLVHSKL is encoded by the exons ATGGTGCAAACTAAACTGACCGAGGCCAGCAATGCTGCTGCTACAACGCCTACTAACACCGATAACAGTGCTGTGGTGATGTCGAGCACCTCCCAAGCGAGAGGCGTGGTGCTGCCTACTGCAGTAGTACGTCTAATCGACAAAAATGGGAAATTTATTCATGCACGAGCTTTATTAGATACAGGCAGTCAAGTGTCTTTTGTCTCTGAAAAGTTAGCCAGTAAAATTGACTGTAATATATCCCCAACTAACCAGATTATTACTGGGGTCATTCAAGGCACTAACATCATGCATAAAAAAGCAGATATTTCTGTTTATTCGTCTATAAacgattttaaattaaatgtgtcATGCCttgtaacaaaaaacattacttGTGAATTGCCACAACAGAGTTTTGACATAAAGGGATTCAATATACCATCTCATGCCCGCCTTGCCGACAAAAGCTTCAATAAAACTGGGGAGATATTGTTGCTTCTAGGAGCCGACGTATTTTTCCAGGTTCTCCAACGCGAGTCGCTGCCGCTAACACCAACGGGGCCCTTCCTGGTTAACACGAGCTTCGGTTATGTTGTCGCAGGCAGCCTGCCTGTGTCTGCAGGCCAGGTATCCTCGTCAAACTTTTGTGTAACAGTTCAAG ACTTAAGGCCGAATCTTCCAGTCAACTCATGGGATCTCTACCGCTTGATCGTGTTAACGTTACTCGTCCATTCCAAATTGTAG
- the LOC126378158 gene encoding uncharacterized protein LOC126378158 isoform X1 encodes MGSLPLDRVNVTRPFQIVGTDYAGPFNVKQTRIRNPVITKAYVVIFICFITKAIHIELASDMTTNTFLSCFKRFISRRNKPTKVYCDNGSYYKGADNVLRELYNLLNSTGHQNKVLEYGTSERITFNFIPSYSPVFGGLWEAGVKSVKYHMKRVIGNAVLTFEELYTVLVQIESILNSRPLTPLSRDCNDMTYLTPAHFLTGAPFTSYPELNLMDVNVGKLSFWRQCTQMQQTFWRQWHKQYLVMLQSRPKWQNQQPNLQKGTMVLLRSDSISPLSWPVGRIVNVIPGRDNLVRALDVKTAKGFIVRTSVMKVSPLPIDYN; translated from the coding sequence ATGGGATCTCTACCGCTTGATCGTGTTAACGTTACTCGTCCATTCCAAATTGTAGGCACCGATTATGCCGGGCCTTTCAATGTAAAGCAAACTAGAATAAGAAATCCTGTCATAACAAAAGCCTATGTAGTGATTTTTATATGCTTTATTACAAAAGCTATTCACATTGAATTAGCGTCGGATATGACAACTAATACATTTTTGTCatgttttaaaagatttataagTCGTAGAAATAAGCCTACGAAAGTATATTGTGACAATGGAAGTTACTACAAAGGTGCAGATAATGTACTAAGGGAATTGTATAATCTACTGAATTCCACAGGACACCAAAACAAGGTATTAGAATATGGTACCTCTGAAAGGATTACATTCAATTTTATTCCTTCTTATAGCCCAGTATTTGGTGGTCTGTGGGAGGCAGGAGTTAAAAGCGTTAAATACCACATGAAACGTGTAATTGGAAATGCGGTACTCACTTTTGAGGAATTGTACACGGTGCTTGTACAAATTGAAAGTATCTTAAATTCTCGCCCATTGACGCCCTTGTCAAGGGACTGTAATGACATGACTTACCTTACACCTGCACACTTCCTCACTGGTGCTCCGTTCACCTCATATCCAGAATTAAATTTAATGGATGTAAATGTAGGAAAGCTTAGCTTTTGGCGTCAGTGTACGCAAATGCAACAGACGTTTTGGCGTCAGTGGCATAAACAATATTTAGTTATGTTACAGAGCCGTCCTAAATGGCAAAATCAACAGCCAAACTTGCAGAAAGGTACTATGGTACTACTGAGGTCTGATTCTATATCACCGTTAAGTTGGCCTGTTGGACGAATTGTAAATGTCATACCGGGGAGGGATAACTTAGTTAGAGCTTTAGATGTAAAAACAGCTAAGGGTTTCATTGTTAGAACTAGTGTAATGAAAGTTTCGCCATTACCTAtagattataattaa
- the LOC126378158 gene encoding uncharacterized protein LOC126378158 isoform X3, whose product MVKVKVLVIKITANCCKKVPAYDDTVFTYKMTLPDDSDKLKRLISERGYVKSCLTRIERFCASGLETASLELLQEKRTRLVEILKEYEKYNKEILFLNPDDKENPEEYEKKRALAMENTSGEKMYSFAADSAGTSKGGKPGKSASFVAASTSCSPTRVAAANTNGALPG is encoded by the exons ATGGTAAAAGTTAAAgtattagtaataaaaataactgcaAATTGTTGTAAAAAGGTTCCTGCATACGACGACACT GTTTTTACATACAAGATGACGCTGCCGGACGATTCCGACAAGCTTAAAAGGCTTATAAGTGAGCGCGGGTACGTGAAGTCATGTCTTACACGTATAGAACGTTTCTGTGCGTCGGGTTTAGAAACCGCATCACTAGAATTGCTCCAGGAAAAACGTACACGACTCGTCGAGATACTCAAGGAGTACGAGAAATACAACAAGGAAATTCTATTCCTTAATCCAGATGACAAGGAAAACCCGGAAGAGTATGAAA AAAAGCGAGCGCTTGCCATGGAGAATACCAGCGGTGAGAAAATGTACTCATTCGCAGCTGACTCAGCAGGCACTTCTAAAGGTGGTAAGCCTGGCAAGTCTGCCAGCTTTGTAGCAGCCTCGACTTCAT GTTCTCCAACGCGAGTCGCTGCCGCTAACACCAACGGGGCCCTTCCTGGTTAA